One Papaver somniferum cultivar HN1 chromosome 10, ASM357369v1, whole genome shotgun sequence genomic window carries:
- the LOC113315716 gene encoding uncharacterized protein LOC113315716 encodes MSSKIHKYIITATEYTTKWVEAILLKDYAGATIAAFIKEYIICRFGAPMIIRADNAKSFVNKDIIDLLRQYNVRLHTSTPYYPQGKGQAEASNKTFIRILSRTVEDHHREWHEQLPLAVWAYRISKRSSTGASPYSLVYGEDAILPAEIVIPSARVAMASHMTPDKLAEACNRLLEVEKQVDELKEENVNLDGELAGIEARHEAALEAECADWTKRTDDLHAEYGKKIKDAYKAGVRRERQRAAATTSNIVTPAQTLIEEPVPAGGPSEGLEKIVEQV; translated from the exons ATGTCCTCGAAAATCCACAAGTACATAATAACCGCCACAGAATACACCACAAAATGGGTTGAGGCGATACTTCTCAAAGACTATGCCGGGGCAACTATtgcagcattcatcaaggaatacaTCATCTGCAGATTTGGCGCGCCCATGATCATCAGAGCAGATAATGCAAAATCATTTGTAAACAAAGACATCATAGATTTGTTGCGCCAATATAATGTAAGGCTTCACACGTCCACCCCGTACTACCCTCAGGGAAAAGGGCAGGCAGAGGCAAGCAACAAGACGTTCATCCGGATCCTGAGTAGGACAGTGGAGGACCACCATAGAGAATGGCATGAACAGCTCCCGCTCGCGGTATGGGCATACAGAATCTCGAAACGAAGCTCCACGGGGGCGTCGCCATATTCTCTGGTCTACGGGGAAGATGCGATACTGCCGGCAGAGATTGTCATTCCATCCGCGAGAGTAGCAATGGCTAGTCATATGACACCGGACAAG CTCGCAGAAGCTTGCAATCGTTTGCTAGAGGTAGAGAAGCAAGTGGATGAACTCAAGGAGGAGAATGTGAATTTAGATGGTGAACTTGCTGGTATTGAGGCTCGTCATGAGGCGGCGCTAGAGGCTGAGTGTGCTGACTGGACCAAGAGAACTGATGATCTTCATGCTGAATATGGAAAGAAGATAAAAGACGCGTACAAGGCTGGTGTCCGTCGCGAACGTCAAAGAGCTGCCGCTACTACTTCCAATATCGTGACTCCTGCTCAGACCCTTATTGAAGAGCCTGTCCCTGCTGGTGGTCCATCCGAGGGTTTAGAGAAAATCGTTGAACAAGTTTAA